AAATTATTGATAAATGGTGGAATGGTTTGGCTCCGATTACCGGTATCGGCTTTAGCCACTCGCAGCGCTTGGGTGACGGTTATACCGATTTGGTAGTGGGTGGAACCATGAGTTATGATCATGGATACGAAGGTCCTCCGAAAGTAACCCCGCCGGCAGTGGACTCATCGGATATCTCAAAAAGTGATATGGCCAACCGGCTGATGCGGTTTAATTTTAATCTGCGTCGCCGTTCTAAAAAAACAAAAGGCCTGAATTTTGGTTTGAACGGAAACTTTATGTGGCAGAGAAAAGCTTCCGTTTTGGCGTGGCTCGATGATACGGCCGGCTTTTACAGAGGTTATCCCGGAGCCGTGTTACTCAACGACCTGTTCACTTTTTATGTGGATCCTTTTATAAATTATTATACCAAAAACGGTGCACGACATCAGTTTATCTCGCGAATTATGTATTCCAATTCACGGGCTAATCTCGGACAGTCAAACCGGTCGCTCATGATTTATAACAAATATGAGTTCCGGAAAAGATTGAAAAGATTATGGGATGTGGATTTGATTACCGGTTTTGTAAGTGATTACAGCCGCTCAAGGGCTTCTATGTATTCCGGTTCGGGTTCTGATACCAATTTTTTGTGGAATCCGTCGTGGTATGCTGAAATGGAAAAAAAGATCGGGCGGGTAAATCTTTCTTTGGGTGTTCGTCTGGAATATTTTAATCTCAACAATAACATTACTAAATTCAAGCCCATCTTTCGTTTTGGTTCTTCCTTTCACATGGCCGAAGAAACCTATCTGCGGGCATCTATTGGCCAGGGATACCGTTTCCCGACCATTGCCGAACGGTATATCAAAACTACCGTGGGAACCTTTGGCGTTTTTGATAATCCGGACCTGCAGCCTGAGTCAAGCTGGAATGCCGAGATTGGAATAAAGCAGGCATTTAAGCTGAGTAAATTTCGCGGATATGCCGATGTGGCTTTCTTTTATCAGGAGTATAAAAACACGGTGGAATATCTTTTCGGATTTTGGGATTCAACCTACACCTTTGCCATGGCGGGATTCAAGTTTGTAAATACTGGTGCTTCACGGGTTACCGGTGTGGATGTTTCTTTAACCGGCCAGGCTACATTCAATTCGCATGTTTCCATGACGGTAATGGCAGGTTACACTTATGTGCGGCCTGTAGCACTGGAGCCGGATAAGGTTTTTGCCCACGATTATAATCCCGGCGGACAAACGGCTTTTTCATATAATACCACCAGTGTGGATCCTGAATCGCGAATTTTGAAATACCGGTTTTTGCATACGGCTAAACTGGATATTGAACTGGATATCCGCCGGTTTGCCATCGGAACATCCATGCGCTATTTTAGTAAGATTGTGAATCTGGATAAGGCCATTTTCGATTTTGAAGATGCCACGCTGGCCACAGGAGGTACTTTGCAGGCTATCCTGTATCGAAATTATTACTATCATCATAACAACGGGAATATGATTTGGGATGTGCGGATGAGTTATGATTTGTCGAAACACAGCAAAATATCCTTATTGAGCAACAATGTGACAAACCGCATGTATTCGCTTCGTCCACTTAAAGCAGAACCCCCGCGAACCATTACTTTTCGTTATAGCCTGAATCTGTAAATTTATTTGGGCTCAATCAGATACATGGTGTCGATTTTTACCGGCGGAACCAGTAACTGGTGATCGGTAGGTTGCTGTTGTATTTTTTTTACCACATCCATTCCTTTGATTACCCGGCCAAAAGCAGCAAATCCTTGTCCGTCAGGATTGCGTTTCCCGCCATAGTCCAGTTCGGGTTGTTTTCCGATGCAAATAAAAAACTCGCTGGTAGCCGAATTGGGTTCGTTTCGGGCCATCGAAAGGGTGCCATTCAGGTGATGGATGCCGGTTTGTTTAGTGGTTTCCAGCTTGATAGGGGGCATCATGGCCTCGATGTCTTTAAATAATCCCCCTTGAATAACTTCGATTTTTACTTTCTTCTTAGGCTGGTTTTTCAGGGTAACTGCACGGTAAAAAACCGCATCGTGGTATTTGCCCAGCCGGATGTATTTTTCAAAATTCGCTACGGTAATCGGCGCTTTTTTAGGATAGAGTTCAGCTACAATTTTCCCGAAACGGGTTTTCATGACCACCAAAGGATGTGTCTGTTTTTTGACTTTTTCTGTTTTTTGCTTTTTTCCGGTTTGCTTTTCCCCCGTGGAATGACAAGCAGTTAAAACACCAACGAGAACAGCCAAAGAAATAATGACGATTTTTTTCATGAGAATGATTTTATCTGGTCAAAAATAATAATTTTTTATCTCCCGGGTTACCGGAGAATGTACCGGTAACGGGGGAAATATCTGAGTGGACAATGCCAAAGTCATAAATTATTTAGTGTACTTTTGTAAAAAAATATTTTGTCATGACTGTGAATAAGTCGTTGAGATACATGAATTTGCTGGAAGTAATGAATAAAGTCAATCACATTACCCGGCAAAACAGGGATGTGGACAGTACGTTAAAACATGTGGTGGAACTCCTTTCGGAACAGGAAGATCTGGCTCATTTTGACTTTTTCCGGATTATTTACGGCGATCGGGAGTATTTTGTCAAAGGAAAAAACAAAGTAGAAGGAACGGCCGTTTGTGATGACAAATATTTTGTAACCCATTCCGGAAAAAAATGTGCAATTCACTATTGTACACGAAAGGAAGATGCCACGGATGAGAATTTCAGAAAAAATCAGGAGTATTTCCTGAATAGCCTGACCAACATTTTACGGCGTTATCTGAACAAACAGGAACGTGTTCAGCATCCGGAGTGGCAGGAGGCCGATAAAAAAGAAAAAGAACAGGCCAAAAAAGGAATTATCAGTAGCCGTTTTCTGCAGCGGTTTTTGAATAAAAACACCCATACCCGCGATGTGTATCATGACCTGATGCCTTTTAAGGTCAAGGAAATTCTGTTAATTTCCAGTTTGTATGATGCCTATGCCATTGAACGGGAAGGCCGTTTTTCGGAACACATGCTGGGGCAGTATGGTCAGCTGAACCTGACTTCCATTCCGCGTATTACCGGTGCCTCCACAGTAGAACAGGCTTTCGATTTGCTGAAAAGAAGACATTTTGACCAGATCATTTACATGGTGGGAGTGGATAAAAAAACACCGGTAACCGCCAGCAAGCGGATTAAAGAAAAATATCCGTATATCCCCATTTTCCTGTTGCTGAACAACAACAGTGATGTGGAATATTTTAAAAGTGAACAGACCAAACTGCGGTTTATCGACCGGATTTTTGCTTGGAACGGCGATAGTAATATTTTCTTCTCTATGATCAAACTGCTTGAAGATCATATGAATGTGGAAAATGATACCCGCCGGGGAAAAGTGCGGGTAATATTACTGGCCGAAGATTCTCCCATTTACTCGTCGCGGTACCTTTCATTCTTGTATCGTGTGCTGATGGAGCAAACCAAGCGCATTATTGACGATGTAAGTACGGATGAGTTGTATAAAGTGTTGCGCATGCGGGCCCGGCCGAAAATTTTATTTGCCCCTACCTTTGAACAGGCGGTGGATATCATTGATAAATACAAAGATTACCTGCTTTGTCTGATTACGGATGTGAAGTATGAACGGCACGGGAAAATTAATGACAATGCCGGTGTGGAACTGTTAGCTTATGCCCGGAAAGAACTGAAAAACCTGCCTGTGATCATGCAATCGGCTGATCCTGCTTATGCGGAAGTTGCTAAAAAATATCATTCGCTTTTTATTGATAAAAATTCGGAAACCCTTTACGAAGATTTTCAGGATTTTATTACGAACTATCTTGGCTTTGGCGATTTTGTTTTTAAAGACAGCAAAGGCAATGCCATAGCGCGGGCAGCCAATATCCGCGAATTTGAAGAGCAGTTGCATAAGATTCCGGACGATTCTTTGATTTTTCATGCCAGCCGGAACCACTTTTCCATGTGGCTGATGGCACGACAGGAAATTAAAGCGGCCAATTTTATTAATCCCAAAAAAGTATCCGATTATAAAAGTGTACAGGCCTTGCGTGAAGCGTTGATTAAGATGATCCGCGAACACCGCGATGAAGCCGAATCGGGCAACCTGATTCCTTTTGAGCCGGAAATGACCATCAATCCGGAAAACCTTTATACGCTTTCCGAAGGCTCTCTTGGCGGAAAAGGACGTGGACTGGCGTTTATTAATGCGCTGATTCATAATTTTAATTTCTCGCGTTATGTTTCGGATATACACATAAAAACGCCGGTTACTTTTATTATCGGTACCAAAGAATTTGAAGAATTCATCAATAAAAACCAGCTGAATAAACTGGCGCTTTTTGAGAAAGATACCCGGAAGATAAAAGAGGCTTTTCTGAATACGGAACTTTCGGAAGATCTGTCGGAAAAACTGGCGGCTATCCTGCGTCATATCAAAAATCCGGTAGCGGTGCGTTCGTCCAGCCTTTTTGAAGATTCGCTGACCTTGCCGTTTGCCGGGATTTTCGAAACCTACATTTTACCCAACAGTCACGAAAACTTTATTGTTCGCCATAAACAATTGTGCGATGCGGTAAAATTGGTGTATGCATCGTTATATTCCACTATATCAAAAGATTATGTAAAAGCTATTAACTATAAACTGGAAGATGAACGGATGGCAGTGGTGATAGAAGAAGTGGTAGGAAACCGGTATGACGATCTTTATTATCCGCATATCAGCGGCGTAGCCCAGTCGTACAATTACTATCCTTTTGCACACATGAAACCGGAAGAAGGTTTTGCCATTGCTGCCGTGGGATTGGGGAAATATGTGGTGGAAGGAAACCGGGCTTACCGTTTTTCGCCCAAGTATCCGGGAGTGGAAATCAATTCGCCAAAAGATCAGTTCAAGAGCTCACAGGTGAATTTTTATGCCGTAGATCTGAATAAAAAGGATCTGGATCTGATGGAAGGTGAAGATGCCGGACTGACGCTGGAAGACATCAGTGTGGCCGAAAGACAGGGAACATTAAAGCATTGTGCATCGGTGTACAACCCGGATAATGATACCATTTATCCGGGGTTGACCAAACCGGGGCCCCGGATTGTGAATTTTGCCAATATTTTGAAGTATAATTATATCCCTTTGGCAAAAACGCTTAGCGTGCTGCTTGAGCTGGGCAAAGAAGCCATGGGAACGGCAGTGGAAATGGAGTATGCCGTTGATCTGAACAAAGATAAAGAGGGAAAAGCAACATTCTATATTTTGCAGATCAAACCGCTGATTTCGCAAAATGTGGATTTTGAAGCGGATATGGATAAAGTGGATCCCAAAGATATTTTACTGTTTACCAAAACCGGAATGGGAAACGGATTTTATGAAAATATACAAGATGTAATTTATGTCGTTCCCAAAAAGTTTGATAAAACCCAAACCGAAGAGATGGCCCTGGAAGCCGAACGGTTTAACGAAAAAATGATGGAGAGTGGGAAACAGTATATTTTGATTGGTCCCGGACGCTGGGGAACACGTGACAAGTGGATTGGCATTCCGGTGCGGTGGGCGCAGATTTCCAATGCCCGTGTTGTGGTGGAAACCAGTTTGCATAATTTCCCGCTGGATGCCTCTTCCGGTTCTCATTTTTTCCATAATGTAACCAGCATGAATGTGGGATATTTTACCATTCAGCACGACAGGGAAGAAAATATCCTGAATTATGAAATGTTGGATGAGCAGGAAATCGTTGAAGAGGGGGCTTTTTTTCGGCATGTTCGCTTTAAGTCGCCGCTGAAAGTAAAAATGGATGGCCGGAACCGGATTTATGTGATTCACCGGTAAAAGATTCCATGCTCTTTTTTGCCTCTTTTTGGCGAGCCGAAAAGGAAAAATGCTCACATTCAAACATATTGGATTAGATTGAATATAAATTGATTCCGTAATTATCAGATTTTCTGCAATTTGTTAAAAACAAACAATATAAAATCATTCTATGCGGCCTAATTTTCTAAATTTGCGCCTCAAAAAACAGATTACTAATGAACTAATTAAGATATTATGAACAAAATCATTTCAAAGGAGTTCTTCTCGGAAAATGTGGCAAAAATCGTTCTGGAAGCTCCTGATATCGCAAAATCCCGTAAAGCCGGACACTTTGTAATTATCCGGCTGGATGAAAAAGGGGAAAGAATTCCGTTAACCATTGCTGATGGTGATCCGGAAAAAGGTACCATTACATTGGTCGTGCAAAAAGTGGGAGTTACTTCCGCTAAATTGCTGGCAATGAAAGAAGGAGATGAAATTTTAGATGTGGTTGGCCCACTCGGACATCCGACACACATCGAAAAATTTGGTACCGTTTTATGTGCAGGTGGTGGTGTAGGTGTTGCTCCTATGTTGCCTATTATTAAAGCATTGCATGAAGCCGGTAACAAAGTGATTTCGGTACTCGCCGGACGGACCAAAGAGTTGGTAATCCTTGAAGATGAAGTGAAAAAATATTCTGATGAGGTGATTATCATGACCGATGATGGTTCTTATGGTAAAAAAGGATTGGTAACTGCCGGGATGGAAGAAGTCATCCAGCGTGAAAAAGTGGATAAAGCTTTTGTAATTGGTCCGGCCATCATGATGAAATTTGGTAGCCTGACGACCAAAAAATACAACATCCCGACTGATGTAAGTTTGAATACCATTATGGTGGACGGTACGGGCATGTGTGGCGCCTGCCGTGTTTCCATTGGCGGAAAAACCAAGTTTGTTTGTGTTGATGGCCCCGAATTTGACGCCTTCCAGGTAAACTGGGATGAAATGATGATGCGTATGGGCGCTTACAAAACACAGGAACACGAAGCTTACGAAAAATATTTAAAAACCGTTGAAACTGTTGGATAATGGAAAATATAGCTGATTATATCAAAGAAGGTCGCTCCGAAGCATGGCGTGTGGAACTGCGCAAAGCCATGAAAGCCAAAGAACGTACCAGTTTAGAGCGCGTCAAAATGCCGGAACAGGATCCGCATGTAAGAAATAAAAATATTATTGAAGTAAACCTGGGAGTTACTGAAGAAATGGCTGTGGCAGAAGCCCACCGTTGTCTCGATTGCCCCGAACCGACCTGTACCATTGGTTGTCCGGTAGGAATTAATATTCCTAAGTTCATCAAAAAAATCGAAACAAAAGATTTCCTGGGTGCTGCAGCTGCCATTAAAGAAACCAATGCGCTTCCGGCAGTTTGCGGTCGTGTTTGCCCGCAGGAAAAACAGTGCGAGCTGAACTGCTTCTATACCCAGAAATTACACAAACCGCCGATCGCTATTGGTCACCTGGAACGTTTTGCTGCTGATTATGAAAGAAACAGCGGAAAAATGAATATTCCGGAAATTGCCGAATCCAACGGTATTAAAGTGGCTGTAGTAGGTTCTGGTCCTGCCGGACTGGCTGCCGCTGGCGACCTGGCTAAATTCGGATACGATGTTACCGTATTTGAAGCCCTGCACGAAATTGGTGGTGTGCTGAAATACGGTATTCCTGAATTCCGTTTGCCCAACGACATTGTGGATGTGGAAATCGAAAACATGCGCAAAATGGGTGTGAAATTCCGCACCGACTTTATCGTAGGAAAAACCGCTTCGTTTGAAGATCTTCGTGCTCAGGGATTCCAGGCTTTCTTCGTAGGAAGCGGCGCCGGATTGCCTCGTTTCATGAACATCCCCGGAGAAAACTACAACGGTATTTTCTCTTCCAATGAATACCTGACCCGTGTAAACCTGATGAAAGCGGCTCACGACGATTACGATACGCCGGTATTGTTTGGTAAGAACGTAGCCGTTATTGGTGGTGGAAATACTGCAATGGACTCCGTTCGTACGGCTAAACGTCTGGGTGCTGAAAGAGCCATGATTGTTTATCGCCGTTCGCGCGAAGAAATGCCGGCCCGTGTGGAAGAAGTACATCACGCACTGGAAGAAGACATTGAATTCATGAACCTGCATAATCCGGTAGAATATTTTGCTGATGAATCCGGCCGCGTGAATAAAATGCGTGTCCAGAAGATGGAGTTGGGTGAACCGGATGCTTCCGGTCGTCGTCGTCCGATTCCGATCGAAGGTTCTGAATTTGATATTGATGTTGATTTGGTAGTGGTTGCTGTTGGTGTTTCTCCGAACCCCATCGTTCCCAGTAGCCTGAAAGATCTGAAAATGACCGACTGGGGAACCATTGTGGTGGATAAAGAAACCATGCAGACATCCATTCCTGATATTTTCGCCGGTGGCGATATTGTACGTGGGGGAGCTACCGTAATCCTGGCTATGGGTGACGGACGAAAAGCTGCCGCAGGTATTCATAAATACTTACAGGAAAAAGTAAAAGCCAATTAATTTTGATTTACGGGAAGGGGACATCAGTCTTCTTCCCGTTTTTATTTTTTCCGTATCTTCGAAACATTAAAATTTAATATTATGGCAGATCTTAGCACAAAATATCTCGGACTGGATCTTCGTAACCCGATAGTCATCGGAAGTTCCGGATTGACCAACTCCGTTAAAGAAATTGTTGAACTTGATAAAAACGGCGCTGGTGCCGTGGTTTTGAAATCGATCTTTGAAGAACAAATTATTCTGCAGGCCGAACACAGCCTGAAACAAGCTGAAAAACACGGTATGATGTATACCGAGTTGTCTGAAACGCTTGATTATATTGATGTTCATATCAAAGAAAAGGAGTTGGGAAACTATCTTTCCCTGATTAGTGAAGCCAAAAGCAAAGTACAGATTCCGGTAATTGCCAGTGTAAATGCCATTACGGCACACGAATGGACTTCCTTTGCCAAACAGATTGAAGGGGCCGGTGCGGATGCTATTGAATTGAATATTTTTATTATGCCGTTTAATCTGGACGCTGATTGTGAAAAGAATGAACAGGCTTATTATGATATTCTGAAAAAAGTGAAAAGCCAGGTGAATATTCCGGTTTCTGTGAAAATCAGCCCTTATTTTTCCAATCTCGGGAAAGTAGTGAAAAACCTGGAAGCCAACGGCGCTGACGGTGTCGTGCTGTTTAACCGTTTTTCTACTCCGGATATTGACATCCAGAATATGAAAGTAACACATGGTGATATTTTAAGTCATGCTTCGGATATTGCCAATTCGCTGCGCTGGATTGCCATTTTGGCTAAACGGGTGAACCTGAGCCTGGCTGCTTCAACCGGAATCCATGACGGGGAAGCAGTGGTGAAACAATTGCTTGCCGGAGCTACAGTAACACAGCTGACTTCAGCTATTTATAAACATGGCCCTTCCTATATTTTGGATGTGGTGAAATTTGTGAATGACTGGATGGAAAGCAAAGGGTTTAACTACGTTGACCAGGTTCGTGGAAAACTGAGCCAGGCTGCTAACGAAAACGCCAATGCTTACGAAAGAATGCAGTTTATGAAATATTTCAGTGAAATCAAGTAAATCAATCCTTTCCTTATAATAAAAAAAGGCTGCCTTTCGGCGGCCTTTTTTTATTTTATATCATGGAGGCAAAGTCGGAAAGCCATTTTTTGAATGGCATTTTATTGGCTATTTTTTCAAAGATAAAGATGCCGGTAACGGCAAGTGAAGCGCCGGCAATGACATCAATTACGTAATGATGGCCGGTATAAACTGCCGAGAACCAAATCCCTAACAGAAAAATGACAAAGAAAATATTAAACCATCCCAGTTTTTTCTTTATGGCGTAATACAAAACTATTACCGGATAAGAAGCATGTAAAGAAGGCATGGCAGCCAGTACATTGGCATTCTTCTCATAAAGTGCTTTAAAAACATTCCATCCCGTAATCTGGTCAAAACGGGCCAGTCCGGCCATGTGCCCATGAACTCCCGGTTGGAAATGGAAACCATAAATTTCCACATACCAGGGCGGAGCTTCCGGGTAGAGATAGTAAATGACAAATCCCATCAGGTTGACCAATAGAAAAACAAGTGAAAACCGGGTGAAAAGGTTTTTGTCCTTGAAATACAGGTAAACGGCAAAAGCAATGGGCACCGGAACCCAGTTTAAATAAAACAGGCCGGTGAGGATATCCAGAAATTTGGTGTGAATAAGGTTAAAGAATTCGTTGGGCGTAAGCAGCTTGCCCTGGTAAGTAATGCCAAACAATGCTTTTTCCAGTTCGTAGGGTTGCCGGATGTGTACGGGAGAAACTTTGTAATTGGGAAGTCCGCGCATAGAATCGTAAACAATCCAGTACACGATAAAAATGGAAAATCCTAAAGCAAATTTCCGGGTGGCAGGATGCAGGTAGTATAGTGTAAACCAGAGAACAACAAGAAGAAAATGACCGGTTTGCGGCCCGCCGATCAGGAAATTCCACAGGAGATATACAAGGGCCAAAGTGCTATTGATCAGTAGGTTCTTTTTTGTAAACCGTATGAACTGCGTCGATTCTTTCATGCTTTTATCTATTTTTCTTCCATGATGTGATTTATCCCGATCTTGCCGTTATTCGGTAATCATTTTTTCGTAAACGTTTTTTTTCGTTTTGGGATTGATACCGAAAAGTTCCACATATTTTACTTTAGGCCAGAAACCGGAATTGTCGGCATAAATATAAATGTGATCCAATATGGCATTCTGCCCGTCGATGGTTGTATAAATTATGGCTTTGAAAGGAGCAATTTGTTTCAGGAGAAAATCTCTTTTGTCGGTGGCAACCAAATCAACTTTATATTCGCCTGGTTTTCCTTTTATAGGGGTAGTTTTTACGCCGTAGGCAAACATTTTTTCAACCGTTCTGAGCGGCATGGTCTGGCCGTGTTCCTGATACCTGATCCAATAAACATGTACCGGGTTATTGGACTTTAAGCGACCCTGTTTGTCAAAATTGGCATCGTACACAATAGTATTTTCATTGTGATTCCGTTGGATATAAAAAAGCCGTTTGAATGTTTTTGGCGGAACCGGATATTTCGGGTTTTCTGCTAATCGCATCGGTGACCAAAACAGGCTGAAAAGCATGGTCAGGACAAAAGTTGTTTTGGTAATGCTTATCATAACAATTTCTCTTTTTTAAACCATGCGATGGCATGGCGGATTCCTTTTTCCAGATCGTATTTTGGCTGAAACCCAAAATCTTTTACCAGCTCATCGGCATTGCACAGCCAGTTTTTACTTACAAGCTCTTTGTATTTGTCGCTGTTAAGCGTGGCTGGTTTTCCGAATAAACAGGAAATCTTTTCGGTGATGGCTACCACGGTACGAACAAAAAACCGGGGGAAAACAATCACCACTGTTTTTTTATTTAATTCTTTTTTTATCAGGGCATTGAAAGCTTCTGCAGTATAGTGTCCCAAATCGGTTACAAAATATGCTTTGCGGGTAATGTCTGTTGCCAGCACATCCATAACCAGGGTAGCCAAATCGAGAACATAGATGAAGGAAAGATGTTGTTTTTTGGAGCCGATATAGGTTTCGATATGTTGTTTGATAGATTTGTAAGCCAGATAGTAATCTTTTTCTCTTGGACCATAAACGCCGGTGGGACGCAGGATAAGATATGGAAAATGATCTTGTGCCTGTAAAAATTGTTCGGCTTTTAGTTTGCTTCTTCCGTAATAGGTAATCGGGTGGGGGGTATCGGTGGGCTGTATGGGCTGCAGGGTGGTTTCGTCTCCCGGGCCATAGGCTGCCAGACTGCTGATGAACAAAAATTTATCAGGAACCTTTTGGGTTTCGATTAACGCTTCAATCAAATTTTTTGTGTATCCGAAATTAACTTTGTCAAAATGCTCAACCTGGCACGTTTTAATAATGCCGGCAGCATGTACGATATAATGAAACCGGGGTAAATCCTGAAAAGTTTTTTTTAAGTCCTCTTTATCTGCAAAATTTAATTCGGTAAAATGTATATCGGGATGAGACAGATATTTCCGACTACTGGTTTTTCTTATCCCGGCATAAACCTCAAACTGACGTTTTATGGCTTCTTCAACAATAAAACTTCCCACAAAACCACTTGCGCCTGTTACCAATATCCGTTTCATATTCCTTTTTTGATATAACATCTTCGTTTAAGGTGTTGTCTCAGCTCATAATCTTTGAACATCAGAAAAGCACTCTTGTTGTCTTCCAGCGCATGGCTCGAAATGGCTGTTTTTACTCCGTTGTCAATATAGGCTTGCATCATTTCGCTATAAAAAACGGCTGGAATCCCTTTGTTTTGGTATTGGGGTTTTACCGCTTGCAACAGCATGTCTACTTTGTCATTCTTTTTCAGTGCTTTCAAAATATGAATGAATCCGAACGGAAACAGTTTCCCTTTTGCTTTTTGCAGCGCTTCGGAGAGCGAATACAAAGAAATGCCAAAACCTACGACATCATCATCTTTATCGAGAACAAAGCAGACAAACCGCGGATCAATGGCCGAAAAATAATCTTTGGTATATTTTTCGATCTGTTTTTCGGTAAGCGGGACAAATCCGTATAACGACTGAAAAGCTTCATTTAACGTATGAAACATTTTTTTTGCGTAAGGCAGGAATTCTTTTGCCTTTTTTACCTCCAAAACATGAAGGTTGTATTTCTGTAAAACCAATGACGAGATTCGTTTGATCTTATCCGGCACTTTATCCGGCACTTTAATTTCAAACTGTATCCAGTCTACATCCTTTACATAACCCAGTTTTTCAAGATGTTCCGGATAGTACGGGTAGTTGTATAGCGTAGCCTGGGTTCCTATTTCGTTAAATCCTTCTACCAACATCCCTTCAAGGTCCATATCCGAAAAGCCCAGCGGACCATGAACGGCTTCCATTCCTTTTTCTTTTGCCCAGTTTTCTACAGCCTGAATCAGTGCTTTTGAAACTTCGATGTCGTCAATAAAATCAATCCATCCGAAACGCATGTGTTTTTCATTCCATATTTCGTTGGATTTGTGGTTGATAATGGCGGCTATTCGTCCGACAATTTTGTTGTCTTTGTAAGCCAGCCAGTACCGGGCCTCACAAAAGTCAAATGCCGGATTCTTTTTGGGGGATAAGGTAGCCTTTTCAAACATGTGGAGTTGGGGAACACGGTATTTGTTTCCTTTGTAAAGTTTATCCGGAAAGGCGATGAATTTTTTCAGGTCGGCCTTTGATTTTACCTCTTTGATAACAACGTTTTCCATGGTAAATAAAGTTTAAAGTTAGACATCTTTGGAACCCCCAATATTAATCATTTCATAGATAGTTTAAAAATCAAATTTAAATCGTGCTCTGATTCCATATTCTGCCACATGCGGATTATCAAGATAGGTAAACCGTTTTACCAAATCGACCCTGAAAAATTTAAAAATGTTGCCAATGCCCACGCTGCCTTCAATGTATGGCGTGTCTTTTAGGATAAAGGTAGTCGGATTGCCATCGGCATCGGTAGGAAACTGCATCAGTCCGGGTGTGACTTCCGGATTGTTTTTGTCGGAAAGTCCACCGTAAAGTACTTTTACTGAAATGATCGAACGCCATTTTAATTTCTTTAT
The sequence above is drawn from the Candidatus Sulfidibacterium hydrothermale genome and encodes:
- a CDS encoding NAD-dependent epimerase/dehydratase family protein, yielding MKRILVTGASGFVGSFIVEEAIKRQFEVYAGIRKTSSRKYLSHPDIHFTELNFADKEDLKKTFQDLPRFHYIVHAAGIIKTCQVEHFDKVNFGYTKNLIEALIETQKVPDKFLFISSLAAYGPGDETTLQPIQPTDTPHPITYYGRSKLKAEQFLQAQDHFPYLILRPTGVYGPREKDYYLAYKSIKQHIETYIGSKKQHLSFIYVLDLATLVMDVLATDITRKAYFVTDLGHYTAEAFNALIKKELNKKTVVIVFPRFFVRTVVAITEKISCLFGKPATLNSDKYKELVSKNWLCNADELVKDFGFQPKYDLEKGIRHAIAWFKKEKLL
- a CDS encoding sulfide/dihydroorotate dehydrogenase-like FAD/NAD-binding protein, which encodes MNKIISKEFFSENVAKIVLEAPDIAKSRKAGHFVIIRLDEKGERIPLTIADGDPEKGTITLVVQKVGVTSAKLLAMKEGDEILDVVGPLGHPTHIEKFGTVLCAGGGVGVAPMLPIIKALHEAGNKVISVLAGRTKELVILEDEVKKYSDEVIIMTDDGSYGKKGLVTAGMEEVIQREKVDKAFVIGPAIMMKFGSLTTKKYNIPTDVSLNTIMVDGTGMCGACRVSIGGKTKFVCVDGPEFDAFQVNWDEMMMRMGAYKTQEHEAYEKYLKTVETVG
- a CDS encoding phosphatase PAP2 family protein → MKESTQFIRFTKKNLLINSTLALVYLLWNFLIGGPQTGHFLLVVLWFTLYYLHPATRKFALGFSIFIVYWIVYDSMRGLPNYKVSPVHIRQPYELEKALFGITYQGKLLTPNEFFNLIHTKFLDILTGLFYLNWVPVPIAFAVYLYFKDKNLFTRFSLVFLLVNLMGFVIYYLYPEAPPWYVEIYGFHFQPGVHGHMAGLARFDQITGWNVFKALYEKNANVLAAMPSLHASYPVIVLYYAIKKKLGWFNIFFVIFLLGIWFSAVYTGHHYVIDVIAGASLAVTGIFIFEKIANKMPFKKWLSDFASMI
- the gltA gene encoding NADPH-dependent glutamate synthase codes for the protein MENIADYIKEGRSEAWRVELRKAMKAKERTSLERVKMPEQDPHVRNKNIIEVNLGVTEEMAVAEAHRCLDCPEPTCTIGCPVGINIPKFIKKIETKDFLGAAAAIKETNALPAVCGRVCPQEKQCELNCFYTQKLHKPPIAIGHLERFAADYERNSGKMNIPEIAESNGIKVAVVGSGPAGLAAAGDLAKFGYDVTVFEALHEIGGVLKYGIPEFRLPNDIVDVEIENMRKMGVKFRTDFIVGKTASFEDLRAQGFQAFFVGSGAGLPRFMNIPGENYNGIFSSNEYLTRVNLMKAAHDDYDTPVLFGKNVAVIGGGNTAMDSVRTAKRLGAERAMIVYRRSREEMPARVEEVHHALEEDIEFMNLHNPVEYFADESGRVNKMRVQKMELGEPDASGRRRPIPIEGSEFDIDVDLVVVAVGVSPNPIVPSSLKDLKMTDWGTIVVDKETMQTSIPDIFAGGDIVRGGATVILAMGDGRKAAAGIHKYLQEKVKAN
- a CDS encoding dihydroorotate dehydrogenase-like protein, with the translated sequence MADLSTKYLGLDLRNPIVIGSSGLTNSVKEIVELDKNGAGAVVLKSIFEEQIILQAEHSLKQAEKHGMMYTELSETLDYIDVHIKEKELGNYLSLISEAKSKVQIPVIASVNAITAHEWTSFAKQIEGAGADAIELNIFIMPFNLDADCEKNEQAYYDILKKVKSQVNIPVSVKISPYFSNLGKVVKNLEANGADGVVLFNRFSTPDIDIQNMKVTHGDILSHASDIANSLRWIAILAKRVNLSLAASTGIHDGEAVVKQLLAGATVTQLTSAIYKHGPSYILDVVKFVNDWMESKGFNYVDQVRGKLSQAANENANAYERMQFMKYFSEIK
- a CDS encoding DUF4833 domain-containing protein: MISITKTTFVLTMLFSLFWSPMRLAENPKYPVPPKTFKRLFYIQRNHNENTIVYDANFDKQGRLKSNNPVHVYWIRYQEHGQTMPLRTVEKMFAYGVKTTPIKGKPGEYKVDLVATDKRDFLLKQIAPFKAIIYTTIDGQNAILDHIYIYADNSGFWPKVKYVELFGINPKTKKNVYEKMITE